Proteins encoded within one genomic window of Camelina sativa cultivar DH55 chromosome 19, Cs, whole genome shotgun sequence:
- the LOC104766504 gene encoding anaphase-promoting complex subunit 2-like codes for MEALGSSDCNLEILETLSDDAIQEITESYDGFFTTVESLIAGTGGSSVEDEFLSHVYCLCKYGLDSLVCDHFLRSLEQAFEKGGASSFWHHFDAYSEKKLTNYGEEIQVVLCKALDEISIEKQYHEKCLSILVHALQSFKEQSSEDRQKSDTERVRLFLRFQSMLSSTLMTTLPQHFPEILHWYFKERLEELSAIMDGDSIEEREDDCMDLDEKLRYKNGEMDVDEGYAQGKRLGHDKLVKNIGKVVRDLRSIGFTSMAENAYASAIFLLLKAKVHDLAGDDYRTSVLESIKEWIQTVPLQFLHALLSYLGDSVSYGTASSDLTSPLACCPSPSFSRVVTPSEGIVRWKLRLEYFAYETLQDLRIAKLFEIIVDYPESSPAIEDLKQCLEYTGQHSKLVESFISSLKYRLLTAGASTNDILHQYVSTIKALRAIDPAGVFLEAVGEPIRDYLRGRKDTIKCIVTMLTDGSGGNANGSGNPGDSLLEELMRDEENQENTGFDDDFHTDDKQAWINASRWEPDPVEADPLKGSLSQRKVDILGMLVDIIGSKEQLVNEYRVMLAEKLLNKTDYDIDTEIRTVELLKIHFGEASMQRCEIMLNDLIDSKRVNTNIKKASQTGAELRESELSVDTLTSTILSTNFWPPIQDEPLELPGPIDKLLSDYANRYHEIKTPRKLLWKKNLGTVKLELQFEDRAMQFTVSPTHAAIIMQFQEKKSWTSKDLAAVIGIPADALTRRVNFWISKGVLRESTGANSTTSNVLTLVESITDSGKNEGQELLTGDEESETSIASVEDQLRKEMTIYEKFIMGMLTNFGTMALERIHNTLKMFCVADPSYDKSLQQLQSFLSGLVSEEKLEFRDGMYLLKK; via the exons ATGGAAGCTTTAGGTTCATCTGATTGCAATTTAGAGATTTTGGAAACTCTCTCAGACGATGCGATTCAGGAGATTACTGAAAGCTACGATGGTTTTTTCACCACTGTGGAGTCTCTCATTGCCGGCACAGGAGGTTCTTCAGTTGAAGATGAGTTTTTGTCTCATGTGTATTGTCTCTGCAAGTACGGGCTTGATTCTCTTGTTTGTGACCACTTCCTCAGATCACTCGAG caAGCTTTTGAGAAGGGAGGTGCATCGAGTTTTTGGCATCATTTTGATGCTTATAGTGAGAAGAAGCTTACT AATTATGGAGAGGAGATTCAAGTGGTGTTATGCAAGGCTTTGGATGAAATTTCTATTGAGAAGCAGTATCATGAGAAGTGTCTGTCCATATTGGTTCATGCTTTGCAGTCGTTTAAAGAACAGTCATCAGAGGATAGGCAGAAATCAGATACAGAAAGAGTTCGTCTTTTTTTGAGATTCCAGTCAATGTTGTCTTCTACTCTAATGACTACTCTTCCTCAACATTTTCCTG AAATACTCCACTGGTATTTTAAGGAAAGGCTGGAGGAGTTAAGTGCAATCATGGATGGAGATAGTATTGAAGAACGAGAGGATGATTGCATGGATTTGGACGAGAAGTTGAGATATAAAAATGGAGAAATGGATGTTGATGAAGGCTATGCCCAAGGAAAACGTTTGGGACATGACAAGTTGGTAAAGAACATTGGGAAGGTGGTCCGTGACCTTAGAAGCATTGGCTTTACATCTATGGCTGAAAATGCTTATGCTTCTGCCATCTTTTTGCTTCTTAAG GCGAAAGTCCATGATCTGGCTGGTGATGATTACAGGACTTCTGTTTTGGAATCAATCAAAGAATGGATTCAG ACAGTCCCTCTACAGTTCCTTCATGCACTTCTTTCTTATCTTGGTGATTCTGTAAGTTATGGTACCGCATCTTCTGACCTCACGTCCCCTCTGGCTTGTTGCCCATCTCCAAGCTTTTCCAGAGTGGTGACTCCTTCCGAAGGAATTGTTAGGTGGAAACTACGGCTAGAATATTTTGCGTATGAGACACTGCAAGATTTAAGGATAGCCAAATTATTTGAGATCATTGTTGATTATCCTGAGAg TTCTCCTGCCATTGAAGACTTAAAACAGTGTCTTGAATATACTGGGCAGCATTCTAAGCTAGTTGAATCTTTTATTTCTTCGCTAAAATATCGTTTGCTCACTGCTGGTGCCTCAACCAATGATATATTGCATCAGTATGTGTCGACTATTAAAGCCCTTCGAGCAATAGACCCAGCTGGTGTATTTCTGGAAGCAGTGGGTGAACCAATTAGAGACTATTTACGGGGGAGGAAAGACACCATTAAATGTATTGTTACTATGCTTACTGATGGAAGTGGAGGGAATGCTAATGGTTCCGGTAACCCTGGGGATAGTCTTCTTGAAGAATTAATGAGGGATGAAGAAAACCAAGAGAATACcggttttgatgatgattttcacACTGATGATAAGCAAGCCTGGATCAATGCTTCCCG TTGGGAACCGGACCCTGTCGAGGCTGATCCTTTAAAAGGTAGCCTCAGTCAGAGGAAGGTAGACATACTTGGAATGCTTGTTGATATAATTGGATCGAAAGAGCAATTAGTAAATGAATATCGTGTTATGCTTGCGGAAAAGCTTCTTAACAAGACTGATTATGACATCGACACTGAGATACGCACTGTCGAACTTCTCAAG ATACATTTTGGAGAAGCTAGTATGCAAAGATGTGAGATAATGTTGAACGACTTAATTGATTCTAAGAGAGTGAACACCAACATTAAAAAGGCATCTCAAACAG GCGCCGAGTTAAGAGAGAGTGAGCTATCTGTTGATACTCTTACCTCGACGATACTTTCAACAAACTTCTGGCCACCAATTCAG GATGAACCTCTAGAGCTACCAGGACCTATTGACAAGCTGCTGTCAGATTATGCCAATCGGTACCACGAAATCAAGACCCCTCGTAAACTGCTTTGGAAGAAAAATCTTGGCACTGTCAAG TTGGAGTTGCAATTTGAAGACAGAGCTATGCAGTTCACGGTCTCCCCCACACATGCAGCCATTATAATGcaatttcaagaaaagaaaag TTGGACCTCTAAAGATCTTGCTGCAGTCATTGGGATACCCGCTGATGCATTAACCCGAAGAGTAAACTTCTGGATAAGCAAG GGAGTTCTGAGAGAATCTACTGGAGCAAACTCAACTACTTCCAACGTGTTAACACTTGTTGAATCCATAACTGATTCCGGAAAGAACGAAGGCCAGGAGCTTCTAACAGGCGATGAAGAGAGTGAAACATCGATTGCCTCTGTGGAAGATCAACTTCGCAAAGAAATGACCATATACGAG AAATTCATCATGGGAATGCTCACAAATTTTGGTACCATGGCATTAGAACGAATCCATAATACTCTCAAG atgttTTGTGTGGCTGACCCTTCTTATGACAAGTCGCTGCAACAACTTCAGAGCTTTCTTTCTGGTTTGGTTTCGGAAGAGAAACTAGAGTTTAGAGATGGAATGTATTTGttaaaaaagtag
- the LOC104766503 gene encoding mannose-1-phosphate guanyltransferase alpha-like yields MSEEKVVAVIMVGGPTKGTRFRPLSFNTPKPLIPLAGQPMIHHPISACKKISNLAQIFLIGFYEEREFALYVSSISNELKIPVRYLKEDKPHGSAGALYYFRDRIMEEKPSHVFLLNCDVCCSFPLQGILDAHRRYGGIGTMLVIKVSAEAASQFGELIADPDTKELLHYTEKPETFVSDLINCGVYVFTSDIFKAIEGVYSQIRDTSSNYQSATRSVPADFVRLDQDILSPLAGKKQLYTYENKDFWEQIKTPGKSLKCSSLYLSQFRQTSPHLLASGDGTNRKPMILGDVYIHPSVKLHPTAKIGPNVSISANVRVGPGVRLINCIILDDVEIKENAVVINSIIGWKSSIGRWSRVQASGDYSERLGITILGEAVTVEDEVAVIGSIVLQNKTLNVSVQEDIIL; encoded by the exons ATGTCGGAGGAGAAAGTCGTCGCCGTGATCATGGTTGGTGGTCCGACCAAAG GAACTCGATTTCGTCCTTTATCGTTCAATACACCGAAACCATTGATTCCTTTGGCTGGTCAACCCATGATTCATCATCCTATCTCTGCTTGtaaaaag ATATCAAATCTGGCTCAGATTTTTCTGATTGGATTCTACGAGGAAAGAGAATTCGCTTTGTATGTCTCTTCGATATCTAACGAGCTGAAAATTCCAGTGCG ATACTTAAAAGAAGATAAACCCCATGGCTCAGCCGGTGCTCTTTATTACTTTCGTGATAGAATTATGGAAGAAAAACCG TCGCATGTTTTCCTCCTGAACTGTGATGTGTGCTGTTCTTTCCCTCTTCAGGGCATACTCG ACGCACATCGAAGATATGGTGGTATTGGAACTATGCTAGTAATCAAG GTTTCTGCAGAAGCAGCCAGCCAGTTTGGAGAATTGATAGCTGATCCGGATACTAAAGAGCTCCTGCATTATACAGAGAAGCCCGAGACTTTC GTCAGTGACTTGATAAACTGTGGTGTCTATGTGTTTACCTCAGATATCTTCAAAGCCATTGAAGGAGTATATAGCCAAATAAGAGACACAT CTAGTAACTACCAATCCGCTACAAGGTCCGTTCCTGCGGATTTTGTGAGATTAGATCAAGATATATTGTCACCTCTTGCTGGAAAGAAGCAACTATACACATATGAGAATAAGGATTTCTGGGAACAGATTAAGACTCCAGG GAAATCTTTGAAATGCTCGTCTTTATATCTTTCCCAATTCCGCCAAACATCGCCTCATCTTTTAGCTTCAGGAGATGGTACTAACAGGAAACCGATGATCCTTGGTGATGTTTATATTCACCCATCCGTAAAACTGCATCCAACCGCAAAG ATTGGTCCAAATGTGTCGATCTCAGCAAACGTTCGTGTTGGACCTGGTGTAAGGCTTATTAACTGCATAATCTTAGACGATGTTGAAATCAAG GAAAATGCTGTTGTTATAAACTCAATCATCGGATGGAAATCATCTATAGGTAGATGGTCGAGAGTTCAGGCTAGTGGAGATTACAGTGAGAGGCTTGGGATTACTATTCTTG GTGAGGCTGTAACTGTGGAAGATGAAGTTGCAGTTATAGGAAGCATTGTTCTTCAGAATAAGACACTTAATGTTAGTGTTCAAGAAGATATAATCTTGTGA